AGGAAGGAACCGACACGAGTTCGACGGTCGTCTCCATCGTCGAGGACTACGATCTCGTGGTCGTCAGTGAGACGGAACCGGAACTTCGAGAGCGACTCATCGGTGACCTGACCGACGACCTCATCGATCGATCACCGAAACCGGTGCTGGTGGTTCGTACGGGAGATCTCTAACGATCTGTGTCGGATCAAATGTACTACTACTGCGTCTACTCGTTTCTATAAATACACACCATATTAGTAAGAAGAATTATATAATTTCACGCTAATGTCGCAATATAGAATGTCACGCCCCGACCTCCCCCGTGCGAGAATGATTACCGAGTATGTCCCAGTCGAAGCGAATCGGTATCGGTGGCACATCCTTCGGTATCTCCGGATGTGTACCTATCCCGCTGGTCTCTCCGAGCTCAGCACCCACATCGGATCACGGGTCGGGGACCGACCGGAGATCATCAAGCAAACGATCCGTGAGCGGGATTTACCGGCACTAGCCGAGTGTGCTGCGATCAAATACGATCCTGAATCCGAGGTAACCTGTCTACGGGACGACCACGGATCGTTCGCACACCACGTCCGACGAGCGCTCGCTGGAGGGGTAATCTCACACCTAAAGCCCATCCGATTCACTCGCGTTGGCGATCGCAGTGACGCCGCTGATACTTCGATTGTCGAGTGAGCGAACACCACTCGTGGCGCTCTCGATATCTCGAAAACTTCGTCCGTTTTTGGCCCTTCAAGGGTATCGTTGTGTTTGAGACCGTCAGTACCCCTCGGTGGCGGCCACCTCCTCGAAGGACCCGTTGTACTGATACGGACACCGCAACTGCCCGTTCAGCAACCCACACTTCCGCAGTGAAGACCGAGATCGACCCCTGCGACGCCTTGTAGCTCTCCCCTCAGAATCGATTCCGAGACGCAACTCACCCATCTACTCTCGCCCGAAACCCCTCCGCACGGGAGGGGCTTGGGTGGAATTGCGAGATGACGGCTTGCTGGGATGCCAGCCGTCAGCAGAACATCGAATGTCAGTTCACTTAATACATTGGGTAGTTGACTCTTAAGTCCGGGCGTATACCAGTGCGCACGTGAGAATCGGTGATATCGGACTCGAAACGCTTGTGACCGCCCTGCGTACTGCTCCCCGTATTTCGAGCGGTCATCTGACCGTGTAGGTCATGCAGAACTGCGACGGGACATGAGAGTGACCTCAAGCCCCTAGAGACGATAAACCCGGAACTGATCACGGAACTCGCGATGAACCGACAGTCGGGTAGATCAGTACGTGAGCCGAAGCCCGTCGTCCCAGCGGTCGCCGGCGTTCGCCATCCAGTCGACCAGACCGGCGACCTGACGGATCGTTACGAAGTTATACGACGCGTTCGACGGGAAGTCGATGTCGTAGTCACCGCTACCATCGTCCCGGTAGACGCCTCCGAGTCCCTTCTGAATCCCGCGAACGTCCTCGAACATCTGATCGCGGACGTCCCGGAGCGCCGAGTTGCGCGCACGCCACTTCTCCTCGTGGATCGCATCGAGGACGGCCTGCAGGGCCGCGTCCTGTTCCTCGTCCGAGAGGTGGTCGGGGAGGAACGCGCGGGGCTGTCCGAAGTCGTTGGCCGCGAAAAAGACCAAATCGCCGTCGAACCGACTCTCGTTTTCCTCGAGTACCGATCGGATGGCGTCCTCATCCATATCCGGATCGGTCGTATCGCGCAGATCCAGTTGCTGGTCGATCAGGTCGAGATACTGCGCGTTCGGATCGTCCGCGTCGGCCCGTGTTCGGCTGCTTATGCTCGTTCCGAGTCCGAGAGC
This genomic interval from Halalkalicoccus subterraneus contains the following:
- a CDS encoding universal stress protein, translating into MVEDYDLVVVSETEPELRERLIGDLTDDLIDRSPKPVLVVRTGDL